The proteins below come from a single Streptomyces tubercidicus genomic window:
- a CDS encoding AMP-dependent synthetase/ligase, translated as MRDISVPALAAPLRTGGLADSVFDTAAHQPDFAQLARRDDQTPGGWQEVSAAEFRDEVMALARGLLADGIRPGTRVALMSRTRYEWTLFSYALWAIGGQLVPVYPTASAEQLRGILAGAEVTAIVVENEAQAMTVAEACDERARLRRLWQLDLDCVQRLTEEGTRLAEADVHRLRHAVTPDTVAAIVYTSGTTGRPRGCVITHANLAAGCDTLYAGWGGLLAAPGERPSLLAFLPFAHIYGLMVQVACLRGGVKLAHQPDVTSDELLPALASFRPTFLFAVPYVFEKICARARQAAERAGRARTFDAAMTVAVRHAEALAAEERGTGRGPDPFLRARHALYDRLVYSRIRELLGGRVRTAVSGGSPLFRELGLLFAGAGITVYDGYGLTETSGAITVQPPGRVRFGTVGLPLPGSAVHLALDGEVWVRGAVVFAGYLDEDQEPGSGLYDGWLATGDLGHLDEDGYLVITGRKKDIIITSNGKSVAPQGLEQRLCAHPLISQCVVVGDNRPYVTALITLDPEALAHWHKLREEPGPDSGAPTPEEQLQAEVRRAVARANASVSRAESIRAFRVLPGEFSQESGLVTPSLKLRRAAIVRRHAAEIDALYAQGQREEPETRRERRRWAAAGLYAR; from the coding sequence GTGCGCGACATCAGCGTCCCGGCCCTGGCGGCTCCACTGCGGACCGGCGGCCTTGCCGACTCCGTCTTCGACACCGCCGCCCACCAGCCGGATTTCGCTCAGCTCGCCCGCCGCGACGACCAGACACCCGGCGGCTGGCAGGAGGTGTCGGCGGCGGAATTCCGCGATGAGGTCATGGCCCTGGCCAGGGGGCTGCTGGCGGACGGGATACGGCCCGGCACCCGGGTCGCGCTGATGTCCCGTACGCGCTACGAGTGGACCTTGTTCAGTTATGCGCTGTGGGCGATCGGCGGGCAGCTCGTCCCGGTCTATCCGACCGCCTCGGCCGAGCAGCTGCGCGGCATCCTCGCCGGGGCGGAGGTCACCGCGATCGTCGTGGAGAACGAGGCGCAGGCCATGACCGTGGCCGAGGCCTGCGACGAACGGGCCAGGCTGCGCCGGCTGTGGCAGCTGGACCTGGACTGCGTCCAGCGGCTCACGGAGGAGGGCACCCGGCTGGCCGAGGCCGATGTGCACCGGCTGCGGCATGCGGTCACCCCGGACACCGTCGCGGCGATCGTGTACACCTCGGGGACCACCGGCCGCCCGCGCGGCTGTGTGATCACCCACGCCAATCTCGCCGCGGGCTGCGACACCCTCTACGCGGGCTGGGGCGGGCTGCTGGCCGCGCCCGGCGAACGCCCGTCGCTGCTGGCCTTCCTGCCGTTCGCGCACATCTACGGGCTGATGGTGCAGGTGGCGTGTCTGCGCGGCGGGGTGAAGCTCGCCCATCAGCCCGATGTGACCTCGGACGAACTGCTGCCGGCGCTGGCCTCATTCCGTCCGACGTTCCTGTTCGCGGTGCCGTACGTCTTCGAGAAGATCTGCGCCCGCGCCCGGCAGGCCGCGGAACGGGCGGGCCGGGCGCGGACGTTCGACGCGGCGATGACGGTGGCGGTGCGCCATGCGGAGGCCCTCGCGGCGGAGGAGCGGGGCACCGGGCGCGGACCCGACCCGTTCCTGCGGGCCCGGCACGCGCTCTACGACCGGCTGGTGTACTCCCGCATCCGGGAGCTGCTGGGCGGCCGGGTGCGGACCGCGGTCTCCGGCGGCTCACCGCTGTTCCGGGAGCTGGGGCTGCTCTTCGCCGGCGCCGGTATCACCGTCTACGACGGCTACGGCCTGACGGAGACCAGCGGCGCGATCACCGTACAGCCGCCCGGCCGGGTGCGGTTCGGGACGGTGGGCCTGCCGCTGCCGGGCAGTGCGGTGCATCTGGCGCTGGACGGCGAGGTGTGGGTGCGGGGCGCGGTGGTGTTCGCCGGGTATCTCGACGAGGACCAGGAGCCGGGCAGCGGGCTGTATGACGGCTGGCTGGCGACCGGCGACCTGGGGCATCTGGACGAGGACGGCTATCTCGTCATCACCGGCCGCAAGAAGGACATCATCATCACCAGCAACGGCAAGAGCGTGGCCCCGCAGGGGCTGGAGCAGCGGCTGTGCGCCCATCCGCTGATCTCGCAGTGTGTGGTGGTCGGCGACAACCGGCCGTATGTGACCGCGCTGATCACGCTGGACCCGGAGGCCCTGGCGCACTGGCACAAGCTGCGCGAGGAGCCCGGCCCGGACAGCGGCGCACCGACGCCGGAGGAGCAGTTGCAGGCGGAGGTGCGGCGGGCGGTGGCACGGGCGAACGCGTCGGTGTCCCGGGCCGAGTCGATCCGCGCTTTCCGGGTGCTGCCGGGCGAGTTCAGCCAGGAGTCCGGGCTGGTGACACCGTCGCTGAAGCTGCGGCGGGCGGCGATCGTCCGGCGCCACGCGGCCGAGATCGACGCCCTGTACGCCCAGGGGCAGCGCGAGGAGCCCGAGACGCGGCGGGAGCGCCGCAGATGGGCGGCGGCGGGCCTGTACGCACGCTGA
- a CDS encoding DUF6412 domain-containing protein — MYRIVDAWRLYTSALFFVLSGFLLTQTGLTTALTAAATTTALLLLCRAFLIAACARPVPPGRIRTAIRDRERRTAFLPQRDPDAAGRPRPRAPGRPLPTAA, encoded by the coding sequence ATGTACCGCATCGTCGACGCGTGGCGCCTGTACACCTCAGCCCTCTTCTTCGTCCTGTCCGGCTTCCTGCTCACCCAGACCGGTCTGACCACGGCCCTGACCGCCGCCGCGACCACCACCGCGCTGCTGCTCCTGTGCCGCGCCTTCCTGATCGCGGCCTGCGCGCGGCCCGTACCACCGGGCCGGATCCGTACGGCCATCCGCGACCGCGAGCGGCGTACCGCCTTCCTGCCCCAACGTGATCCCGACGCGGCCGGCCGCCCGCGCCCCCGGGCACCGGGCCGTCCCCTCCCGACGGCCGCGTAG
- a CDS encoding YidC/Oxa1 family membrane protein insertase — protein MSMFGFLGDALAHGAQAIAPLFGTAAMAAAIVLFTLGVRAALHPLARAAARGEKARTALAPQLAALQRKHKGNPERLQKATADLYAKTGSTPLAGCLPTLLQLPVFFVMYHLFSTGSGDLLDHTLLGAPLGGHWTEALADGGVFGPQGLVYLGLFALVTAVAAWNYRRARATMAKAPQPAAGNAAVPGMASMAKVMPLLSFGTLITVAVVPLAAGLYMVTTTAWTACERALLHRDRSGRGAVEAGADGGSAADGKPGADGKPGSDGKSAADGGSGAGGESDGRAPGQRPAPQRADRRAPKSRAARQRAARARANSQSRSRADSRATTPQ, from the coding sequence ATGTCCATGTTCGGCTTCCTCGGCGATGCGCTGGCGCACGGCGCCCAGGCGATCGCCCCGCTCTTCGGCACCGCGGCCATGGCCGCCGCCATCGTCCTGTTCACCCTGGGGGTCCGCGCCGCGCTGCACCCCCTCGCCCGCGCCGCGGCCCGCGGTGAGAAGGCCCGTACGGCGCTCGCCCCGCAGCTCGCCGCACTCCAGCGCAAGCACAAGGGCAACCCGGAGCGGCTGCAGAAGGCGACCGCCGACCTGTACGCCAAGACCGGCTCCACGCCCCTCGCCGGCTGCCTGCCGACGCTGCTGCAACTGCCGGTCTTCTTCGTGATGTACCACCTGTTCTCGACCGGCAGCGGCGACCTCCTCGACCACACGCTGCTGGGTGCGCCCCTCGGCGGCCACTGGACCGAGGCGCTCGCCGACGGCGGCGTGTTCGGGCCGCAGGGGCTGGTCTACCTCGGACTGTTCGCCCTGGTCACGGCCGTCGCCGCCTGGAATTACCGACGGGCCCGCGCCACGATGGCCAAGGCCCCGCAGCCGGCCGCGGGCAACGCCGCGGTGCCCGGTATGGCCTCGATGGCCAAGGTGATGCCGCTGCTGTCCTTCGGCACGCTGATCACGGTGGCGGTGGTGCCGCTGGCCGCCGGGCTCTACATGGTCACGACGACGGCGTGGACGGCGTGCGAGCGGGCGTTGCTGCACCGGGACCGGAGCGGGCGCGGTGCCGTGGAGGCGGGCGCCGACGGGGGGTCGGCTGCTGACGGGAAGCCGGGGGCCGACGGGAAGCCGGGGTCCGACGGGAAGTCGGCTGCCGACGGAGGCTCGGGTGCCGGTGGGGAGTCGGACGGGCGTGCCCCGGGGCAGCGCCCGGCACCGCAGCGGGCGGACCGGCGCGCGCCGAAGAGCCGCGCGGCCCGGCAGCGGGCGGCCCGCGCCAGGGCCAACTCCCAGAGCAGGTCCCGGGCCGACTCCCGGGCCACCACCCCCCAGTAA
- a CDS encoding fumarylacetoacetate hydrolase family protein: protein MKLLRVGPVGAERPALLDASGALRDLSGLVPDIDGALLADEGKLTRLRTAAASGELPRLDAAGLRTGPPVARIGKIVCIGLNYHDHARETGAAPPAEPILFMKAPDTVVGPDDTVLVPRDSVKTDWEVELAVVIGRTARYLETDAQALAAVAGYAVAHDVSERAFQIERGGQWDKGKNCETFNPLGPWLVTADEVPDPQNLGLRLWVNGDLKQDGTTAEQIFPVAEAVRYVSRFMPLYPGDIINTGTPSGVALGHPDPKPYLRAGDVVELEIDGLGRQRQELKGA, encoded by the coding sequence ATGAAGCTGCTGCGAGTCGGACCGGTGGGGGCGGAGCGCCCGGCGCTGCTCGACGCGTCCGGGGCCCTGCGGGACCTGTCGGGCCTGGTGCCGGACATCGACGGAGCGCTCCTGGCCGACGAGGGAAAGCTGACGCGGCTCCGCACCGCCGCCGCCTCCGGTGAGCTGCCGCGACTCGATGCGGCCGGGCTGCGCACGGGCCCGCCGGTGGCCCGTATCGGCAAGATCGTATGCATCGGGCTGAACTACCACGACCACGCCCGCGAGACCGGCGCCGCGCCCCCCGCGGAGCCGATCCTCTTCATGAAGGCCCCGGACACCGTCGTCGGCCCCGACGACACCGTGCTGGTCCCCCGGGACAGCGTGAAGACCGACTGGGAGGTGGAGCTGGCCGTCGTCATCGGCCGGACCGCCCGCTACCTGGAGACCGATGCACAGGCGCTGGCCGCAGTGGCCGGCTACGCCGTGGCGCACGACGTCTCCGAGCGCGCCTTCCAGATCGAGCGCGGCGGCCAGTGGGACAAGGGCAAGAACTGCGAGACGTTCAACCCGCTGGGCCCCTGGCTGGTGACCGCCGACGAGGTGCCCGACCCCCAGAACCTCGGCCTGCGCCTGTGGGTCAACGGCGACCTGAAACAGGACGGCACCACCGCCGAACAGATCTTCCCGGTCGCCGAAGCGGTCCGCTACGTAAGCCGGTTCATGCCCCTCTACCCGGGCGACATCATCAACACCGGCACCCCGTCCGGCGTCGCCCTGGGCCACCCGGACCCCAAGCCGTATCTGCGGGCCGGCGATGTCGTGGAGCTGGAGATCGACGGTCTGGGGCGGCAGCGGCAGGAACTCAAGGGGGCGTGA
- a CDS encoding heme-degrading domain-containing protein gives MTPAAHRPPEDDDNANEIRELTAQEDRLVLHTFSNEDAWRLGSLLVSLAQERGAAVTIGIRRGTQQLFHYALPGTSADNDAWIARKSAVVERYATSSYLVGAHFRAKGRTFEDSSRLNPDHYAAHGGAFPMRLRDTGVIGVIAVSGLPQADDHALVVEALEQYLATS, from the coding sequence ATGACCCCGGCCGCCCACCGCCCGCCGGAGGACGACGACAACGCCAACGAGATCCGCGAACTCACCGCACAGGAGGACCGGCTGGTCCTCCACACCTTCAGCAACGAGGACGCCTGGCGCCTGGGCTCGCTGCTGGTGTCACTGGCCCAGGAGCGCGGCGCCGCGGTAACCATCGGCATCCGGCGCGGCACCCAGCAGCTGTTCCACTACGCCCTCCCCGGCACCTCCGCCGACAACGACGCCTGGATCGCCCGCAAATCCGCCGTAGTAGAGCGCTACGCCACGTCCTCCTACCTGGTCGGCGCCCACTTCCGCGCCAAGGGCCGCACCTTCGAGGACTCCTCCCGCCTGAACCCGGACCACTACGCCGCCCACGGCGGCGCCTTCCCGATGCGCCTGCGCGACACAGGCGTCATCGGCGTCATCGCGGTCTCGGGCCTCCCCCAGGCCGACGACCACGCCCTGGTGGTGGAGGCACTGGAGCAATACCTGGCAACGAGCTGA
- a CDS encoding Gfo/Idh/MocA family oxidoreductase translates to MRSSELSDPTGTAAPHGGPLRVGLIGYGLAGSVFHAPLIAATDGLRLDLVSTSDPQRQAQARAEHPQVRTVDTPQAVLDRAADLDLLVLASPNKTHVPLATAALEAGLPVVVDKPLAATAAEAEKLAALAEDRGLLLSVFQNRRWDNDFRTVRKLIDDGALGDIQRFESRFERWRPQPKGGWRESGDPAELGGLLYDLGSHLVDQALTLFGPVASVYAESDIRRPTAEADDDTFLALTHTGGVRSHLWVSATAAMLGPRFRVLGSRAGYVKHGLDPQEAALREGLRPGTEGVEWGVEPQSRWGVLGAGASPRSGGGDPVPTLPGDYPAYYAAITRALLEGGRPPVTATEAAAALRVLEAAKLSAAEGRTVRIEAAT, encoded by the coding sequence ATGCGTAGCAGCGAGTTGAGCGACCCCACCGGCACCGCCGCCCCCCATGGCGGCCCGCTCCGCGTCGGCCTCATCGGTTACGGCCTGGCCGGCTCGGTCTTCCACGCCCCCCTGATCGCGGCCACCGACGGCCTGCGGCTCGACCTCGTCTCGACCTCCGATCCGCAGCGGCAGGCGCAGGCCCGCGCCGAGCACCCCCAGGTCCGTACGGTCGACACCCCCCAGGCAGTGCTGGACCGCGCCGCCGACCTCGATCTGCTCGTGCTGGCGTCGCCGAACAAGACCCATGTGCCGCTCGCCACCGCCGCGTTGGAGGCCGGTCTGCCGGTGGTCGTCGACAAGCCGCTGGCCGCGACCGCCGCCGAGGCCGAGAAGCTCGCCGCGCTCGCCGAGGACCGCGGCCTGCTGCTCTCCGTCTTCCAGAACCGCCGCTGGGACAACGACTTCCGCACCGTCCGCAAGCTGATCGACGACGGCGCACTCGGCGACATCCAGCGCTTCGAGTCCCGCTTCGAGCGCTGGCGCCCCCAGCCCAAGGGCGGCTGGCGCGAGTCCGGCGACCCGGCGGAGCTGGGCGGGCTCCTCTACGACCTCGGCAGCCACCTCGTCGACCAGGCGCTGACCCTGTTCGGCCCGGTCGCCTCGGTCTACGCCGAGTCCGACATCCGCCGTCCAACCGCCGAGGCCGACGACGACACCTTCCTCGCCCTCACCCACACCGGCGGCGTCCGCTCCCATCTGTGGGTGAGCGCCACCGCCGCCATGCTGGGCCCGCGCTTCCGGGTACTGGGCAGCCGGGCGGGCTACGTCAAGCACGGCCTGGACCCGCAGGAGGCCGCACTGCGCGAGGGCCTGCGCCCCGGCACCGAGGGCGTGGAGTGGGGCGTCGAACCGCAGTCCCGCTGGGGCGTACTCGGCGCCGGCGCCTCCCCCCGGTCCGGCGGCGGCGACCCCGTCCCGACCCTGCCGGGCGACTACCCCGCCTATTACGCCGCGATCACCCGCGCCCTCCTGGAGGGCGGCCGCCCGCCGGTCACCGCCACCGAGGCCGCCGCCGCCCTGCGCGTCCTGGAGGCCGCGAAGCTCTCCGCCGCCGAGGGCCGCACGGTCCGGATCGAGGCGGCCACATGA
- a CDS encoding ROK family transcriptional regulator yields the protein MSSDDISRDGLSRDGLSQDGLVAPPGANLPALRGHNAALVLGLLRAAGEQGVSRRELAAHTGLTPQAVSKITARLRAEGLAAEAGRRASTGGKPATVLRLVPGARHAVGLHLDRDELVAVLADLTGAPVAVRRAPLAFEAGAGPVLDTAGREVAALRAEAGGPPVLGAGVACPGPLDHTAGVLHRVTGAPQWDGYPLRDALAERLGLPVVLDKDTNAAALGLARGMPSGAGSFGYLHLGTGLGAGLVLGGGLYRGPRTGAGEFGHQTVQWDGPRCGCGRRGCIEALCLAAVARGDLPGAAAVLGAGAANLVELLDIDRVLLGGRTVLENPDGFLAGVAEVLGGQARARGRTAVPVALARGGARVVADGAAELVLAPLFGVRGAALVS from the coding sequence GTGAGCAGCGATGACATCTCCCGCGACGGCCTCTCCCGCGACGGACTCTCCCAGGACGGCCTCGTCGCCCCGCCGGGCGCCAATCTCCCCGCCCTGCGCGGCCACAACGCCGCGCTGGTGCTGGGGCTGCTGCGCGCGGCCGGTGAGCAGGGGGTCAGCCGGCGGGAGCTCGCCGCACACACCGGGCTGACCCCGCAGGCCGTCAGCAAGATCACCGCGCGGCTGCGGGCCGAGGGGCTGGCCGCCGAGGCGGGGCGCCGCGCCTCCACGGGCGGCAAGCCCGCCACCGTCCTGCGGCTGGTGCCCGGGGCCCGGCACGCGGTCGGGCTCCACCTGGACCGCGATGAGCTCGTCGCGGTCCTCGCCGATCTCACCGGCGCCCCCGTTGCCGTACGCCGTGCCCCGCTCGCCTTCGAGGCGGGCGCCGGGCCGGTGCTCGACACCGCCGGACGGGAGGTCGCGGCGCTGCGCGCGGAGGCCGGCGGGCCGCCGGTGCTGGGCGCCGGGGTGGCCTGCCCGGGGCCGCTGGACCACACCGCCGGCGTCCTGCACCGGGTCACCGGCGCGCCCCAGTGGGACGGCTACCCGCTGCGGGACGCGCTCGCCGAGCGCCTCGGCCTGCCCGTCGTGCTCGACAAGGACACCAACGCGGCCGCGCTCGGCCTGGCCCGGGGGATGCCGTCCGGCGCCGGCTCGTTCGGCTATCTGCACCTGGGCACCGGCCTGGGCGCCGGGCTCGTCCTGGGTGGCGGCCTCTACCGCGGCCCGCGTACCGGCGCCGGGGAGTTCGGGCACCAGACCGTGCAGTGGGACGGGCCGCGCTGTGGCTGCGGACGGCGCGGCTGTATCGAGGCGCTGTGCCTGGCGGCGGTGGCCCGCGGCGATCTGCCGGGCGCGGCCGCGGTGTTGGGGGCGGGCGCCGCCAACCTCGTCGAGCTGCTGGACATCGACCGGGTGCTGCTCGGCGGGCGCACCGTACTGGAGAACCCCGACGGGTTCCTGGCGGGTGTGGCCGAGGTGCTCGGCGGTCAGGCGCGGGCCCGTGGCAGGACCGCGGTGCCGGTGGCGCTGGCCCGGGGCGGCGCGCGGGTGGTCGCGGACGGGGCGGCGGAGCTGGTGCTGGCGCCGCTGTTCGGGGTGCGGGGGGCGGCGTTGGTGTCGTGA
- a CDS encoding GntR family transcriptional regulator, which produces MEFSYGQDPGAPIRSGVPEHGRIPKYYAAKVEIAALLAELGEGELLPTERELALRFEVSRETLRQALRELILEGRLRRLGRGTVVAGPKMEQPLSLASYTEGVRGQGRRPGRNLVSLDRFPCPPRLAADLGLEVGDAVWHMERVLLADDERVGLESTYVAVGRAPDLDTDFTPDSSFYAYLHERLGIGFGDADERLETVLATPREALLIGTPGALPMLLIHRLSRDTAGRPLERVRSLYRGDRFSFTTHLGTSARG; this is translated from the coding sequence GTGGAGTTCTCGTACGGCCAGGATCCTGGCGCACCCATCCGGTCCGGTGTCCCCGAGCACGGACGCATTCCCAAGTACTACGCGGCCAAGGTCGAAATCGCGGCGCTGCTGGCCGAGTTGGGCGAGGGTGAGCTGCTGCCCACCGAGCGGGAACTGGCGCTGCGCTTCGAGGTCTCCCGCGAGACGCTGCGGCAGGCGCTGCGGGAGCTGATCCTGGAGGGGCGGCTGCGGCGGCTGGGGCGCGGCACGGTCGTCGCGGGACCCAAGATGGAGCAGCCGCTGTCGCTCGCGAGCTATACGGAGGGCGTACGGGGCCAGGGCCGCAGGCCCGGCCGGAACCTCGTCAGCCTCGACCGCTTCCCGTGCCCGCCGCGGCTCGCCGCCGACCTGGGGCTCGAAGTGGGCGACGCCGTATGGCACATGGAGCGGGTGCTGCTCGCCGATGACGAGCGGGTCGGGCTGGAGAGCACCTATGTCGCCGTCGGGCGGGCCCCGGACCTGGACACCGACTTCACGCCGGACTCGTCCTTCTATGCCTACCTCCACGAGCGGCTCGGTATCGGCTTCGGTGACGCGGACGAGCGGCTGGAGACCGTACTGGCCACGCCGCGCGAGGCGCTGCTGATCGGCACGCCGGGCGCGCTGCCGATGCTGCTGATCCACCGGCTGTCGCGGGACACCGCGGGCCGTCCGCTGGAGCGGGTGCGTTCGCTCTACCGGGGCGACCGGTTCTCCTTCACCACCCATCTGGGGACCTCGGCGCGGGGCTGA
- a CDS encoding TIGR03364 family FAD-dependent oxidoreductase, translated as MRVTVVGAGVLGTMHAWQAIERGHEVLHIERETEARGASVRNFGQIWVSGRAGGEELDTALRARELWEGIGARVPALGFRAIGSLTVVKNAAERAVAEAAARRPDAAARGYRLLDADQARALNPALRGEFAGALWCERDAAVEPRIAQRALKAALLESGRYRYLGGREVREVLGERAVRDDHGEVHHGDAVVLCTGAWLGGLVRELLPDLPVRRVRLQMMQTDPLGEPLTTSVADADSFRYYPAYRSDALDALNAGQAQAPTAAAHKMQLLMVQRADGGLTIGDTHEYEAPFAFDTVEEPYEHLTGVVESVLGRPLPRIRHRWAGVYAQCTDTSRVVHRQQARDGVWLVTGPGGRGMTCAPAIAETTANELGW; from the coding sequence ATGCGAGTGACAGTGGTCGGAGCCGGGGTGCTGGGAACCATGCACGCCTGGCAGGCAATCGAGCGGGGCCACGAGGTCCTGCACATCGAGCGGGAGACCGAGGCCCGTGGCGCCTCGGTCCGTAACTTCGGGCAGATCTGGGTCAGCGGGCGGGCCGGCGGCGAGGAGCTGGACACCGCGCTGCGCGCCCGGGAGCTGTGGGAGGGCATCGGCGCCCGCGTCCCCGCCCTCGGCTTCCGGGCCATCGGCTCCCTGACCGTCGTCAAGAACGCCGCCGAGCGGGCGGTCGCCGAGGCCGCGGCCCGCCGCCCCGACGCCGCCGCCCGCGGCTACCGGCTGCTGGACGCCGACCAGGCCCGCGCCCTCAACCCCGCCCTGCGCGGCGAGTTCGCGGGCGCCCTGTGGTGCGAACGGGACGCCGCCGTCGAACCGCGGATCGCCCAGCGCGCCCTGAAGGCGGCGCTGCTGGAGTCCGGCCGGTACCGCTACCTCGGGGGCCGGGAGGTCCGCGAGGTGCTCGGGGAGCGCGCCGTACGCGACGATCACGGCGAGGTCCACCACGGGGACGCCGTCGTCCTGTGCACCGGCGCCTGGCTCGGCGGTCTGGTCCGCGAGCTGCTCCCCGATCTGCCGGTGCGCCGGGTCCGGCTGCAGATGATGCAGACCGACCCGCTCGGCGAACCGCTGACCACCTCCGTCGCCGACGCCGACAGCTTCCGCTACTACCCGGCCTACCGCAGCGACGCCCTGGACGCCCTCAACGCGGGCCAGGCCCAGGCGCCGACCGCCGCCGCGCACAAGATGCAGCTGCTGATGGTCCAGCGCGCCGACGGCGGCCTGACCATCGGCGACACCCACGAATACGAGGCGCCCTTCGCCTTCGACACCGTCGAGGAGCCGTACGAGCACCTCACCGGCGTCGTCGAGTCCGTTCTGGGCCGCCCGCTGCCCCGTATCCGCCACCGCTGGGCCGGGGTCTACGCCCAGTGCACGGACACCTCCCGCGTCGTGCACCGGCAGCAGGCCCGCGACGGCGTCTGGCTGGTGACCGGTCCCGGCGGGCGCGGGATGACCTGCGCCCCCGCCATCGCCGAGACCACCGCGAACGAACTGGGCTGGTGA
- a CDS encoding phosphonatase-like hydrolase: MPPAPRDCPLVVLDMAGTTVADGGLVERAFEVAAGHLGVEPGSADHAEKLAYVRATMGESKISVFRHLFGDEAAARRANTAFETAYGELVDGGRIAPVPGAREAIEALREAGRTVVLSTGFARVTQDAILDALGWQDLVPLTLCPADAGGRGRPYPDMVLTALLRTRATDSVQGIAVAGDTSYDMLSGRRAGASVVAGVLTGAHDRAQLESAGATHVLGSVAELPALLGVV, translated from the coding sequence ATGCCCCCCGCCCCCCGCGACTGCCCGCTGGTCGTTCTCGACATGGCCGGTACCACCGTCGCCGACGGCGGCCTGGTCGAGCGGGCCTTCGAGGTCGCCGCCGGCCACCTGGGCGTCGAACCCGGCAGTGCCGACCACGCCGAGAAGCTCGCCTACGTACGGGCCACCATGGGCGAGTCCAAGATCTCCGTGTTCCGCCACCTCTTCGGCGACGAGGCCGCCGCCCGGCGCGCCAACACCGCCTTCGAGACGGCCTACGGGGAGCTGGTCGACGGGGGCAGGATCGCGCCGGTCCCCGGTGCCCGGGAGGCGATCGAGGCGCTGCGGGAGGCCGGGCGCACCGTCGTCCTCAGCACCGGCTTCGCCCGGGTCACCCAGGACGCCATCCTCGACGCGCTCGGCTGGCAGGACCTGGTCCCGCTCACCCTCTGCCCGGCCGACGCGGGCGGTCGCGGCCGCCCCTACCCCGACATGGTCCTCACGGCGCTGCTGCGCACCCGGGCCACCGACTCCGTCCAGGGGATCGCGGTGGCCGGTGACACCTCGTACGACATGCTCTCCGGGCGGCGGGCCGGTGCCTCGGTCGTCGCGGGCGTGCTGACCGGTGCGCACGACCGGGCGCAGCTGGAGTCGGCCGGTGCCACCCATGTCCTCGGGTCGGTCGCCGAACTGCCCGCGCTGCTGGGAGTGGTGTGA
- a CDS encoding ABC transporter ATP-binding protein — MPASAAAAPARSAAPDPSRSPSPAPAASGIRFDQVSVAYGKHGEHTVLDSFDLTVEPGEVMALLGPSGSGKTTALRTVAGFVEPSAGRVLIGGRDMTGLPPHKRGIGMVVQQYALFPHMKVAENVAFGLKAQKTPRAEIPGRVAEALEMTGMAAYAGRHPRELSGGQQQRVALARALAIRPGVLLLDEPLSALDAQLRSGMLAELARLHRELPDVSILYVTHDQIEALTLADRIAVLDRARLQDCGTPQQLYRRPRTEFTASFVGTANLLPVTVRGGGVEFAGRPLTVPVGDEVAEGAAATLCVRPHLVGLGEPPQADGHRNTLRGTLTEVQWRGATHRLYAAVDGHRVLADVRELRTTPALGDDVTLHFAPEDAVLIPAGLSEGGAPDA, encoded by the coding sequence ATGCCCGCCTCAGCCGCCGCCGCACCCGCCCGGTCCGCGGCCCCGGACCCGTCCCGGTCCCCGTCCCCGGCCCCGGCCGCGTCCGGCATCCGCTTCGACCAGGTGTCCGTGGCCTACGGCAAGCACGGCGAGCACACCGTCCTGGACTCCTTCGACCTGACCGTCGAACCGGGCGAGGTGATGGCCCTGCTCGGCCCGTCCGGCTCCGGCAAGACCACCGCGCTGCGGACGGTCGCCGGATTCGTCGAGCCGTCCGCCGGGCGGGTGCTGATCGGCGGCCGTGACATGACCGGCCTGCCGCCCCACAAGCGCGGTATCGGCATGGTCGTCCAGCAGTACGCGCTGTTCCCGCACATGAAGGTCGCCGAGAACGTCGCCTTCGGCCTCAAGGCGCAGAAGACGCCGCGCGCCGAGATCCCCGGCCGGGTCGCCGAGGCCCTGGAGATGACCGGTATGGCGGCCTACGCGGGGCGGCATCCCCGGGAGCTGTCCGGCGGACAGCAGCAGCGGGTCGCCCTCGCGCGGGCGCTCGCCATCCGCCCCGGCGTGCTGCTGCTGGACGAACCGCTGTCCGCGCTCGACGCCCAGCTGCGCTCCGGTATGCTCGCCGAACTCGCCCGGCTGCACCGCGAGTTGCCGGACGTCTCGATCCTCTACGTCACCCACGACCAGATCGAGGCGCTGACCCTGGCCGACCGGATCGCGGTGCTGGACCGGGCCCGGCTGCAGGACTGCGGCACCCCGCAGCAGCTCTACCGGCGCCCGCGCACCGAGTTCACCGCCTCCTTCGTCGGCACCGCCAATCTGCTGCCGGTGACGGTGCGCGGCGGCGGTGTCGAGTTCGCCGGCCGGCCGCTGACCGTGCCCGTCGGCGACGAGGTGGCCGAGGGCGCCGCCGCGACCCTCTGCGTGCGCCCGCACCTCGTCGGTCTCGGGGAGCCCCCGCAGGCCGACGGCCACCGCAACACGCTGCGCGGCACGCTCACCGAAGTGCAGTGGCGCGGGGCGACGCACCGTCTGTACGCGGCGGTCGACGGCCACCGCGTACTGGCCGACGTCCGCGAACTGCGCACGACCCCGGCACTGGGCGATGACGTCACGCTGCACTTCGCGCCCGAGGACGCGGTCCTCATCCCGGCGGGGCTGAGCGAGGGCGGTGCGCCCGATGCCTAA